A stretch of Manis javanica isolate MJ-LG chromosome 1, MJ_LKY, whole genome shotgun sequence DNA encodes these proteins:
- the AMER2 gene encoding APC membrane recruitment protein 2 isoform X2 encodes METGERGGGAVSARGVRASAGVCRRKAEAGARTLAADMDLHCDCAAETPAAEQPSGKINKAAFKLFKRRKSGGTMPSIFGVKNKGDGKGSGAPGMVRSRTHDGLAEVAVLESGRKEERRGGGDCGGRPAPGPPRAAAPGLGALAGGSVAKSHSFFSLLKKNGRPENGRAEPADASRAGGKQKRGLRGLFSSMRWHKKDKRGKEGKEGRAGAPGSLILPGSLTASLECVKEEPPRAASEPGSPRGDARPDPAGCGDIIADQEDEAGPSCDKHAPGPGKPVLSKKNPSVVAYQGGGEEMASPDEADDTYLQEFWDMLSQTEDQGQGPPDAAAKAVAAPEAKVVPEASRDARGAEGAKDASSAKHRRVNRIPTELHSEEEPHHAEKEQQEGIPNSDEGYWDSTTPGPEEDGTSNGKKAAIARDSYSGDALYDLYADPDSSPAALPANEETSCLSRLKPVSPGTITCPLRTPGSLLKDSKIPISIKHLANLPASHPVVHQQPARSELPRTKIPVSKVLVRRVSNRALAGTTIRAAVCHDSAKKL; translated from the exons ATGGAGACGGGCGAGCGCGGCGGCGGGGCTGTCAGCGCGCGCGGCGTCCGCGCGTCCGCGGGGGTCTGCAGGAGGAAGGCGGAGGCCGGGGCCCGGACCCTCGCGGCAGACATGGACTTGCATTGTGATTGTGCTGCCGAAACTCCGGCCGCCGAGCAGCCGTCGGGGAAGATCAATAAAGCTGCTTTCAAATTATTCAAGAGGAGGAAATCGGGTGGCACCATGCCCAGCATATTCGGGGTCAAAAACAAAGGGGACGGGAAAGGCTCGGGGGCGCCGGGCATGGTGCGGAGCAGGACCCACGACGGGCTGGCCGAGGTGGCGGTGCTGGAGAGCGGCCGCAAGGAGGAGCGGCGCGGCGGCGGGGACTGCGGGGGCCGGCCGGCCCCGGGGCCCCCCAGGGCTGCTGCGCCCGGCCTGGGCGCCCTGGCCGGCGGCTCGGTGGCCAAGTCGCACAGCTTCTTCTCCCTTCTGAAGAAGAACGGGAGACCCGAAAACGGCAGAGCCGAGCCGGCGGACGCGAGCAGGGCCGGCGGCAAACAAAAGAGGGGGCTGAGAGGGCTCTTCAGCAGCATGCGCTGGCACAAGAAGGACAAGCGGGGCAAGGAGGGCAAGGAGGGGCGCGCGGGCGCCCCGGGCAGCCTCATTCTGCCGGGGTCGCTCACCGCCAGCCTGGAGTGCGTCAAGGAGGAGCCGCCCAGGGCCGCGAGCGAGCCGGGGAGCCCCCGCGGGGACGCGCGCCCGGACCCAGCAG GCTGTGGAGATATTATTGCAGACCAAGAGGACGAGGCAGGTCCCAGCTGCGACAAGCATGCCCCCGGGCCAGGCAAGCCGGTTCTCTCTAAAAAGAACCCCAGCGTGGTGGCCtaccaaggaggaggggaggagatggCGAGTCCGGACGAGGCGGACGACACCTACCTCCAGGAGTTCTGGGACATGCTGTCCCAGACCGAGGACCAGGGGCAGGGGCCCCCGGACGCAGCGGCCAAGGCGGTGGCAGCCCCGGAGGCCAAGGTGGTACCCGAGGCCTCCAGAGACGCCAGGGGCGCAGAAGGGGCCAAGGACGCATCCTCGGCCAAGCACAGGAGGGTCAACCGGATTCCCACGGAGCTCCACTCTGAGGAGGAGCCTCACCACGCggagaaagagcagcaggaaggcATCCCCAACAGTGACGAGGGCTACTGGGATTCCACCACCCCGGGCCCCGAGGAGGACGGCACCAGCAACGGTAAGAAGGCGGCCATCGCCCGGGACAGCTACAGCGGCGACGCGCTCTACGACCTCTACGCCGATCCAGACAGTAGCCCAGCAGCCCTGCCGGCCAACGAGGAGACGTCCTGCTTGTCCCGGTTAAAGCCTGTGTCTCCAGGCACCATCACCTGCCCACTGCGAACACCAGGCAGTCTGCTGAAGGACTCTAAAATCCCCATCAGCATCAAGCACCTCGCGAACCTTCCAGCCAGCCATCCGGTGGTGCACCAGCAACCAGCCAGGAGTGAGTTGCCCAGAACAAAAATCCCGGTTTCCAAA
- the AMER2 gene encoding APC membrane recruitment protein 2 isoform X1, with the protein METGERGGGAVSARGVRASAGVCRRKAEAGARTLAADMDLHCDCAAETPAAEQPSGKINKAAFKLFKRRKSGGTMPSIFGVKNKGDGKGSGAPGMVRSRTHDGLAEVAVLESGRKEERRGGGDCGGRPAPGPPRAAAPGLGALAGGSVAKSHSFFSLLKKNGRPENGRAEPADASRAGGKQKRGLRGLFSSMRWHKKDKRGKEGKEGRAGAPGSLILPGSLTASLECVKEEPPRAASEPGSPRGDARPDPAGEPAGGEPGPAPPGRQPASPGGPAAPGARGEDAPRAEKPQAPPEPGCGEGPAAEDASRTGDVPITTVPLVDSESGSGRASAVPDPSSVDPPSDPSADRICLMFSDVTSLKSFDSLTGCGDIIADQEDEAGPSCDKHAPGPGKPVLSKKNPSVVAYQGGGEEMASPDEADDTYLQEFWDMLSQTEDQGQGPPDAAAKAVAAPEAKVVPEASRDARGAEGAKDASSAKHRRVNRIPTELHSEEEPHHAEKEQQEGIPNSDEGYWDSTTPGPEEDGTSNGKKAAIARDSYSGDALYDLYADPDSSPAALPANEETSCLSRLKPVSPGTITCPLRTPGSLLKDSKIPISIKHLANLPASHPVVHQQPARSELPRTKIPVSKVLVRRVSNRALAGTTIRAAVCHDSAKKL; encoded by the coding sequence ATGGAGACGGGCGAGCGCGGCGGCGGGGCTGTCAGCGCGCGCGGCGTCCGCGCGTCCGCGGGGGTCTGCAGGAGGAAGGCGGAGGCCGGGGCCCGGACCCTCGCGGCAGACATGGACTTGCATTGTGATTGTGCTGCCGAAACTCCGGCCGCCGAGCAGCCGTCGGGGAAGATCAATAAAGCTGCTTTCAAATTATTCAAGAGGAGGAAATCGGGTGGCACCATGCCCAGCATATTCGGGGTCAAAAACAAAGGGGACGGGAAAGGCTCGGGGGCGCCGGGCATGGTGCGGAGCAGGACCCACGACGGGCTGGCCGAGGTGGCGGTGCTGGAGAGCGGCCGCAAGGAGGAGCGGCGCGGCGGCGGGGACTGCGGGGGCCGGCCGGCCCCGGGGCCCCCCAGGGCTGCTGCGCCCGGCCTGGGCGCCCTGGCCGGCGGCTCGGTGGCCAAGTCGCACAGCTTCTTCTCCCTTCTGAAGAAGAACGGGAGACCCGAAAACGGCAGAGCCGAGCCGGCGGACGCGAGCAGGGCCGGCGGCAAACAAAAGAGGGGGCTGAGAGGGCTCTTCAGCAGCATGCGCTGGCACAAGAAGGACAAGCGGGGCAAGGAGGGCAAGGAGGGGCGCGCGGGCGCCCCGGGCAGCCTCATTCTGCCGGGGTCGCTCACCGCCAGCCTGGAGTGCGTCAAGGAGGAGCCGCCCAGGGCCGCGAGCGAGCCGGGGAGCCCCCGCGGGGACGCGCGCCCGGACCCAGCAGGTGAGCCCGCGGGGGGAGAGCCGGGGCCGGCGCCCCCCGGCCGCCAGCCCGCCAGCCCCGGGGGCCCCGCCGCCCCGGGCGCGCGGGGAGAGGACGCCCCGCGCGCAGAGAAGCCCCAGGCGCCCCCCGAGCCGGGCTGCGGCGAGGGCCCGGCGGCCGAGGATGCTTCCAGGACGGGGGACGTCCCGATAACGACCGTCCCCCTTGTCGACTCCGAAAGCGGCAGCGGCCGGGCGTCTGCCGTCCCCGACCCTTCCTCGGTCGACCCGCCCTCAGACCCATCGGCCGATCGTATTTGTTTGATGTTCTCTGACGTGACTTCACTGAAAAGCTTTGACTCTCTTACAGGCTGTGGAGATATTATTGCAGACCAAGAGGACGAGGCAGGTCCCAGCTGCGACAAGCATGCCCCCGGGCCAGGCAAGCCGGTTCTCTCTAAAAAGAACCCCAGCGTGGTGGCCtaccaaggaggaggggaggagatggCGAGTCCGGACGAGGCGGACGACACCTACCTCCAGGAGTTCTGGGACATGCTGTCCCAGACCGAGGACCAGGGGCAGGGGCCCCCGGACGCAGCGGCCAAGGCGGTGGCAGCCCCGGAGGCCAAGGTGGTACCCGAGGCCTCCAGAGACGCCAGGGGCGCAGAAGGGGCCAAGGACGCATCCTCGGCCAAGCACAGGAGGGTCAACCGGATTCCCACGGAGCTCCACTCTGAGGAGGAGCCTCACCACGCggagaaagagcagcaggaaggcATCCCCAACAGTGACGAGGGCTACTGGGATTCCACCACCCCGGGCCCCGAGGAGGACGGCACCAGCAACGGTAAGAAGGCGGCCATCGCCCGGGACAGCTACAGCGGCGACGCGCTCTACGACCTCTACGCCGATCCAGACAGTAGCCCAGCAGCCCTGCCGGCCAACGAGGAGACGTCCTGCTTGTCCCGGTTAAAGCCTGTGTCTCCAGGCACCATCACCTGCCCACTGCGAACACCAGGCAGTCTGCTGAAGGACTCTAAAATCCCCATCAGCATCAAGCACCTCGCGAACCTTCCAGCCAGCCATCCGGTGGTGCACCAGCAACCAGCCAGGAGTGAGTTGCCCAGAACAAAAATCCCGGTTTCCAAA